The following proteins are co-located in the Oryzias melastigma strain HK-1 linkage group LG8, ASM292280v2, whole genome shotgun sequence genome:
- the jpt1b gene encoding jupiter microtubule associated homolog 1b has product MTTTTTFQGMDPGAKSSSRVLRPPGGDSSISFGADDNSTPRKNKMASNIFAEPDDPHAHRRNNPPTGEAAGTLCGEPSAPLRRCQQPLLFPKNPEPELTTIHNSGAALVWTQRRENENGQEQPRDGVDCPEDEEAEQDEQRDTQQSSAPSGGANNATGSRRNPPGGKSSLILG; this is encoded by the exons ATGACGACCACCACCACATTTCAAGGGATGGACCCCGGCGCTAAGAGCAGCTCCAg GGTACTACGGCCACCAGGCGGGGACTCCAGCATCTCTTTTGGCGCAGATGACAACTCGACCCCCCGCAAAAACAAGATGGCATCAAACATTTTCGCAGAGCCTGATGACCCCCATGCCCATCGGAGGAACAATCCACCAA ctgGAGAAGCTGCAGGAACCTTGTGTGGGGAACCCTCGGCCCCTTTGAGGCGGTGCCAGCAGCCGCTCCTCTTCCCCAAGAACCCTGAGCCGGAGCTGACCACCATCCACAACTCGGGGGCCGCTTTGGTCTGGACCCAGAGACGAGAG aATGAAAATGGCCAAGAACAGCCCAGAGACG GAGTAGACTGTCCTGAGGATGAGGAGGCGGAGCAGGACGAGCAGAGGGACACGCAACAGTCTTCTGCCCCATCAGGAGGTGCCAATAACGCCACAGGTTCCCGAAGAAACCCCCCAGGTGGCAAGTCCAGCCTCATCCTGGGTTGA